In Streptomyces violaceusniger Tu 4113, one DNA window encodes the following:
- a CDS encoding MFS transporter — translation MPSTSPYRAIFAAPGTKGFSAAGFLGRMTLSMAGIGVVTMVSELTGRYGLAGALSAMLALSAASIGPQISRLVDRHGQRRVLRPATLVALTAVCGLLLSAHRGWPDWTLFVFAAGAGCVPSVGSMVRARWAAIYGDSPRELHAAYAWESIVDEVCFILGPVISIGLSTTWFPEAGPLLAACFLAAGVFSLTAQRATEPVPHPRGQHTGRSALRSRGLQVLVVTFVATGAIFGAIDVVTVAFAEDEGHKGAASLVLAVYALGSCLAGAVFGLLRLSGSASRRWLWGICAIAVSMIPLQLVGNLPFLAVALFVAGLAIAPTMVTTMALVERHVPRAHLTEGMTWVSTGLAVGVALGSSAAGWVVDAAGARAGYAVPAVAGVFAAAVAFLGYRRLRPAPQREGSGADGRQDHEDRTEQRVA, via the coding sequence TTGCCCAGTACCAGCCCCTATCGTGCGATCTTCGCCGCCCCCGGAACCAAGGGGTTCTCCGCGGCCGGCTTCCTCGGGCGGATGACGCTGTCCATGGCGGGCATCGGCGTGGTCACCATGGTCTCCGAACTCACCGGCCGGTACGGGCTGGCGGGCGCCCTGTCGGCCATGCTGGCGCTCTCCGCCGCCTCCATCGGCCCGCAGATATCCCGGCTGGTCGACCGGCACGGACAGCGCCGGGTGCTGCGCCCGGCGACCCTCGTGGCGCTCACCGCCGTCTGCGGACTGCTGCTGAGCGCGCACCGGGGCTGGCCGGACTGGACGCTGTTCGTCTTCGCCGCCGGGGCCGGCTGTGTGCCCAGTGTGGGCTCCATGGTGCGGGCCCGCTGGGCGGCGATCTACGGGGACTCCCCGCGCGAGCTGCACGCCGCGTACGCCTGGGAGTCGATCGTCGACGAGGTCTGCTTCATCCTCGGGCCGGTCATCTCGATCGGACTGTCCACCACCTGGTTCCCGGAGGCGGGCCCGCTGCTTGCCGCCTGCTTCCTGGCGGCCGGGGTCTTCTCGCTGACCGCGCAGCGGGCCACCGAGCCCGTACCGCATCCGCGCGGGCAGCACACCGGCCGTTCGGCGCTGCGCTCGCGCGGGCTCCAGGTGCTGGTGGTCACCTTCGTGGCGACCGGCGCCATCTTCGGGGCGATCGACGTGGTGACGGTGGCCTTCGCCGAGGACGAGGGCCACAAGGGCGCGGCGAGCCTGGTCCTGGCGGTGTACGCGCTGGGCTCCTGTCTCGCGGGCGCGGTCTTCGGGCTGCTGCGGCTGAGCGGATCGGCATCCCGTCGTTGGTTGTGGGGTATTTGTGCGATCGCCGTGAGTATGATCCCGCTCCAACTGGTCGGGAACCTGCCGTTCCTGGCCGTGGCGCTCTTCGTCGCGGGCCTGGCCATCGCACCCACGATGGTCACCACCATGGCCCTCGTCGAACGCCACGTACCACGCGCGCATCTGACCGAGGGGATGACCTGGGTGAGCACCGGGCTCGCGGTCGGGGTGGCGCTCGGCTCGTCGGCCGCCGGATGGGTGGTGGACGCGGCCGGCGCCCGGGCGGGGTACGCGGTGCCGGCCGTGGCCGGGGTGTTCGCGGCGGCGGTGGCGTTCCTCGGGTACCGCCGGCTCCGGCCGGCGCCACAGCGGGAGGGGTCGGGTGCGGATGGCCGTCAAGACCATGAAGACCGTACGGAGCAGCGTGTGGCGTAA
- a CDS encoding ferrochelatase — translation MPDQSVQPSPAPYDALLLLSFGGPEGPEDVVPFLENVTRGRGIPRERLKEVGRHYFLFGGVSPINAQNRELLHALRKDFAEHGLDLPVYWGNRNWAPYLTDTLREMAADGHRRILVLATSAYASYSGCRQYRENLADALAALEGEGLPLPRVDRLRHYFNHPGFVRPMVDATLAALAELPEERRAGAHLAFTTHSIPTAAADTSGPVEAHTEDGEGGAYVAQHLDVARLIADAVREETGVEHPWRLVYQSRSGAPHIPWLEPDICDHLEELHGEGVPAVAMVPIGFVSDHMEVKYDLDTEATAKAAELGLPVSRASTVGADPRFAAGVRDLVLERAATERFAEDRAAAAPERCALGALGPSHDMCPVGCCPARAPRPAAAGSD, via the coding sequence ATGCCGGATCAGTCAGTACAGCCTTCCCCCGCCCCCTATGACGCACTGCTGTTGCTCTCCTTCGGCGGGCCGGAAGGCCCCGAGGACGTCGTGCCGTTCCTGGAGAACGTCACGCGCGGGCGGGGCATCCCGCGCGAGCGGCTGAAGGAGGTCGGCCGGCATTACTTCCTCTTCGGCGGGGTCAGCCCGATCAACGCGCAGAACCGCGAGTTGCTGCACGCGCTGCGCAAGGACTTCGCCGAGCACGGCCTGGACCTGCCGGTCTACTGGGGCAATCGCAACTGGGCGCCGTATCTGACCGACACCCTGCGCGAGATGGCCGCCGACGGCCACCGCCGCATCCTGGTGCTGGCCACCAGCGCCTACGCCTCGTACTCCGGCTGCCGCCAGTACCGCGAGAACCTCGCGGACGCGCTGGCCGCCCTGGAGGGCGAGGGGCTTCCGCTGCCGCGCGTCGACAGGCTGCGGCACTACTTCAACCACCCCGGCTTCGTGCGGCCCATGGTGGACGCCACGCTGGCCGCCCTCGCCGAGCTGCCCGAGGAGCGTCGCGCCGGGGCCCATCTCGCCTTCACCACGCACTCCATCCCGACCGCCGCCGCCGACACCTCGGGCCCGGTGGAGGCGCACACGGAGGACGGGGAGGGGGGCGCGTATGTCGCCCAGCACCTCGATGTGGCCCGGCTGATCGCCGACGCGGTGCGCGAGGAGACCGGCGTCGAGCACCCCTGGCGGCTGGTCTACCAGTCGCGCAGCGGTGCGCCGCACATCCCCTGGCTGGAGCCGGACATCTGCGATCACCTGGAGGAGCTGCACGGCGAGGGCGTGCCCGCCGTCGCCATGGTCCCGATCGGCTTCGTCTCGGACCATATGGAGGTCAAGTACGACCTCGACACCGAGGCCACGGCCAAGGCCGCCGAGCTCGGTCTGCCGGTCTCCCGCGCCTCGACCGTCGGCGCCGATCCGCGGTTCGCCGCGGGCGTGCGCGATCTGGTGCTGGAGCGCGCGGCCACCGAGCGCTTCGCCGAGGACCGGGCCGCGGCCGCCCCGGAGCGCTGCGCCCTGGGCGCCCTCGGCCCGAGCCATGACATGTGCCCGGTGGGCTGCTGTCCGGCCCGCGCGCCGCGCCCCGCCGCCGCGGGCTCGGACTGA
- a CDS encoding inositol monophosphatase family protein has product MTDPLLTKLLETALEAARGAGDLLRDGRPADLGVAATKTSPIDVVTEMDIAAEKLITDLLARRRPQDGVLGEEGADTEGTSGVRWVIDPLDGTVNYLYGLPSWAVSIAAEQDGETVVGVVTAPMRGETFQAVLGRGARLNGEPVYCRPAAPLEESLIGTGFGYVRERRIGQARVLNDVLPRVRDIRRGGSAAIDLCDVACGRLNGYYERGLNPWDFGAGALIAREAGALTGGRPGVPASTELTIAAAPGLFEPLRGLLDDLGAWHD; this is encoded by the coding sequence ATGACCGACCCGCTCTTGACCAAACTCCTCGAGACGGCACTGGAGGCCGCCCGTGGCGCGGGGGACCTGCTGCGCGACGGCCGCCCGGCCGACCTCGGGGTGGCGGCCACCAAGACCAGCCCGATCGACGTCGTCACCGAGATGGACATCGCCGCCGAGAAGCTGATCACCGACCTCCTCGCGCGCCGCCGCCCGCAGGACGGCGTACTCGGGGAGGAGGGCGCCGACACCGAGGGCACCAGCGGGGTGCGCTGGGTGATCGACCCGCTCGACGGCACGGTGAACTACCTCTACGGCCTGCCGTCGTGGGCGGTCAGCATCGCCGCCGAGCAGGACGGCGAGACGGTCGTCGGGGTGGTGACCGCCCCGATGCGCGGCGAGACCTTTCAGGCGGTCCTGGGCCGGGGCGCCCGGCTGAACGGGGAGCCGGTGTACTGCCGCCCCGCGGCTCCGCTGGAGGAGTCGCTGATCGGCACCGGCTTCGGGTATGTGCGCGAGCGCCGCATCGGGCAGGCCAGGGTGCTCAACGATGTGTTGCCGCGGGTGCGGGACATCCGGCGCGGCGGATCGGCCGCCATCGACCTGTGCGATGTGGCCTGCGGCCGGCTCAACGGCTACTACGAGCGCGGGCTCAACCCCTGGGACTTCGGGGCCGGTGCGCTCATAGCGCGCGAGGCGGGCGCGCTCACCGGAGGGCGGCCTGGCGTCCCTGCCTCCACGGAGCTGACCATTGCCGCCGCCCCCGGCCTTTTCGAGCCGCTGCGGGGGCTTCTGGACGACCTGGGCGCCTGGCACGACTGA
- a CDS encoding response regulator transcription factor → MRVLVVEDEQLLADAVATGLRREAMAVDVVYDGAAALERIAVNDYDVVVLDRDLPLVHGDDVCRKIVELGIPTRVLMLTASGDVSDRVEGLEIGADDYLPKPFAFSELIARVRALGRRTTVALPPVLERAGIKLDPNRREVFRDGKEIQLAPKEFAVLEVLMRSEGAVVSAEQLLEKAWDENTDPFTNVVRVTVMTLRRKLGEPAVIVTVPGSGYRI, encoded by the coding sequence GTGCGCGTACTCGTCGTCGAGGACGAGCAGCTGCTCGCCGATGCGGTGGCCACCGGACTACGCCGGGAGGCCATGGCCGTCGACGTCGTGTATGACGGAGCCGCCGCCTTGGAGCGCATCGCCGTCAACGACTACGACGTCGTCGTCCTCGACCGGGACCTGCCCCTCGTGCACGGCGATGACGTCTGCCGCAAGATCGTCGAACTCGGCATCCCCACCCGGGTCCTGATGCTCACCGCCTCCGGCGACGTCAGCGACCGCGTGGAGGGCCTGGAGATCGGCGCGGACGACTATCTGCCCAAGCCCTTCGCCTTCAGCGAACTGATCGCGCGTGTGCGGGCGCTCGGCCGCCGGACGACCGTGGCCCTGCCGCCCGTCCTGGAGCGCGCCGGGATCAAGCTGGACCCCAACCGCCGCGAGGTGTTCCGGGACGGCAAAGAGATCCAGCTGGCGCCGAAGGAGTTCGCGGTCCTGGAGGTGCTCATGCGCAGTGAGGGCGCCGTGGTCTCCGCGGAGCAGCTGCTGGAGAAGGCCTGGGACGAGAACACCGACCCGTTCACCAACGTGGTGCGGGTGACCGTGATGACCCTGCGCCGCAAGCTGGGCGAGCCCGCGGTGATCGTCACCGTCCCCGGCTCGGGTTACCGGATCTGA
- a CDS encoding sensor histidine kinase yields the protein MATTPTPLPPTAPPKPSWDPQGASRPNPWLRPTIRIRLTLLYGGMFLIAGVVLLTIIYLLAAQALHVGNELPFKLVGGSVQPTNNTCPEIIGQSSPDQFNAVLNTCMKEQRQLALDGLLRRSLIALLGLSVIAFAFGYAMAGRVLSPLGRITRTARQVAGSDLSRRIELDGPDDELKELADTFDEMLERLDRAFTAQQRFVANASHELRTPLAINRTLLEVQLSDPQASPELVQLGKTLLATNERSEQLVEGLLLLARSDNEIVDRKPVDLAEVASQAMEQVRAEAEGKGVELRGQRAPAVVQGNGVLLERIALNLVQNAVRYNITEDGWVEVTTESRPGQAVLVVANTGPVVPAYEMDNIFEPFRRLRTERTGSDKGVGLGLSIARSVARAHGGRIAAEPREGGGLVMRVVLPV from the coding sequence ATGGCGACGACTCCGACCCCGCTGCCGCCGACGGCACCGCCCAAGCCGAGCTGGGACCCCCAGGGCGCCTCGCGCCCCAACCCCTGGCTGCGCCCGACGATCCGGATACGGCTCACCCTGCTGTACGGCGGGATGTTCCTGATCGCCGGGGTGGTGCTGCTGACGATCATCTACCTGCTGGCCGCCCAGGCCCTGCACGTCGGCAACGAGCTGCCGTTCAAACTGGTCGGCGGCAGTGTCCAGCCGACCAACAACACCTGCCCCGAGATCATCGGCCAGAGCAGCCCGGACCAGTTCAACGCGGTCCTGAACACCTGCATGAAGGAGCAGCGCCAGCTCGCCCTGGACGGGCTGCTGCGCCGCTCCCTGATAGCCCTCCTGGGCCTGTCCGTGATCGCCTTCGCCTTCGGCTACGCGATGGCCGGGCGGGTGCTCTCGCCGCTCGGCCGGATCACCCGCACCGCGCGCCAGGTGGCGGGCTCGGACCTGTCCCGCCGGATCGAGCTGGACGGCCCGGACGATGAGCTCAAGGAGCTCGCCGACACCTTCGACGAGATGCTGGAGCGCCTGGACCGGGCGTTCACCGCCCAGCAGCGGTTCGTCGCCAACGCCTCGCACGAGCTGCGCACCCCGCTGGCGATCAACCGCACCCTGCTGGAGGTGCAGCTCTCGGACCCGCAGGCGTCCCCGGAGCTGGTCCAGCTCGGCAAGACCCTGCTGGCCACCAACGAGCGCAGCGAGCAGCTCGTGGAGGGCCTGCTGCTGCTGGCCCGCAGCGACAACGAGATCGTCGACCGTAAGCCGGTGGATCTCGCCGAGGTGGCCTCCCAGGCGATGGAGCAGGTCCGGGCTGAGGCCGAGGGCAAGGGCGTGGAGCTGCGCGGACAGCGCGCTCCGGCGGTGGTCCAGGGCAACGGAGTGCTGCTCGAGCGGATCGCGCTGAACCTCGTCCAGAACGCGGTGCGGTACAACATCACGGAGGATGGCTGGGTGGAGGTCACCACCGAGAGCCGGCCGGGTCAGGCCGTGCTGGTGGTGGCGAACACAGGTCCGGTCGTCCCGGCCTACGAGATGGACAATATTTTCGAACCCTTCCGCAGGCTCCGTACCGAGCGCACCGGCAGCGACAAGGGCGTCGGCCTCGGGCTGTCGATCGCGCGGTCTGTGGCGCGCGCCCACGGCGGCAGGATCGCGGCGGAGCCGCGTGAGGGAGGTGGCCTGGTGATGCGGGTGGTGCTCCCGGTCTGA
- a CDS encoding DUF4193 domain-containing protein, with protein MATDYDTPRKTDDDVNEDSIEELKARRNDKSASTVDVDEFEQAEGLELPGADLSNEELSVRVLPRQADEFTCMSCFLVHHRSQLAAETKNGQPICRDCAA; from the coding sequence ATGGCAACGGACTACGACACCCCACGCAAGACCGACGATGACGTCAACGAGGACAGCATCGAGGAACTGAAGGCCCGGCGAAATGACAAGTCGGCGTCCACCGTCGACGTCGACGAGTTCGAGCAGGCCGAGGGACTCGAGCTGCCCGGTGCGGACCTCTCCAATGAGGAGCTGTCCGTCCGGGTGCTGCCTCGCCAGGCGGACGAGTTCACGTGCATGAGCTGCTTCCTCGTGCACCACCGCAGCCAGCTGGCCGCCGAGACCAAGAACGGCCAGCCGATCTGCCGCGACTGCGCGGCCTGA
- a CDS encoding DUF3093 domain-containing protein, whose translation MQPYEERLSAPRSWWFIAVLIGVSVGLIMLPFGTLPMLGGLIGGAALACVAVSSYGSARVRVVADSLVAGEARIPVSALGTPQVLDAAETAAWRTYKADPRAFMLLRSYIPTALRVEVTDPEDPTPYVYVSTRNPEALAAALTAVQPA comes from the coding sequence ATGCAGCCTTACGAAGAACGCCTCAGCGCGCCCCGTTCCTGGTGGTTCATCGCCGTTCTGATCGGGGTCTCGGTGGGGTTGATCATGCTGCCGTTCGGCACTCTGCCGATGCTCGGCGGTCTGATCGGCGGTGCGGCGCTGGCCTGCGTCGCGGTGAGTTCGTACGGGTCGGCCCGGGTGCGCGTGGTGGCGGACTCACTGGTGGCCGGCGAGGCGCGGATCCCGGTGTCGGCCCTGGGGACCCCGCAGGTGCTGGACGCCGCCGAGACGGCGGCCTGGCGGACCTACAAGGCCGATCCGCGGGCGTTCATGCTGCTGCGCAGCTACATCCCGACCGCGCTGCGGGTGGAAGTCACCGATCCGGAGGACCCGACACCGTATGTGTATGTGTCCACACGGAATCCGGAGGCGCTGGCCGCCGCGCTCACGGCCGTGCAACCCGCCTGA
- a CDS encoding hotdog fold domain-containing protein, with the protein MTGRTTGLTPPEGATAPVRHPDAPAPGKPLGVHYDQCFGCGDQPGGLGLIARAGEGVSVTAEFTVRSGHQGAPGLAHGGALAAALDETLGALNWLQRAITVTGRLETDFVRPVPVGTELHLEARVTAVHGRKVYCSATGRLGAPDGPVAVRAQALFIEVRVEHFIENGRAEEIDAALADPDQVKVARAFEVNP; encoded by the coding sequence GTGACTGGACGAACGACAGGGCTGACGCCGCCGGAGGGCGCCACGGCACCCGTGCGCCATCCCGACGCGCCCGCGCCCGGGAAGCCCCTCGGCGTGCACTACGACCAGTGCTTCGGCTGCGGCGATCAGCCGGGGGGCCTGGGGCTGATCGCGCGGGCGGGCGAGGGCGTGAGCGTCACCGCCGAGTTCACGGTGCGCAGCGGCCACCAGGGCGCGCCGGGTCTGGCCCACGGCGGGGCGCTGGCCGCGGCGCTGGACGAGACGCTCGGGGCGCTCAACTGGCTGCAGCGGGCGATCACGGTGACCGGGCGGCTGGAGACAGACTTCGTACGGCCCGTGCCGGTCGGCACCGAGCTGCATCTGGAGGCACGGGTGACCGCCGTGCACGGCCGGAAGGTCTACTGCTCGGCCACGGGCCGGCTCGGCGCTCCGGACGGCCCCGTCGCGGTGCGGGCGCAGGCCCTCTTCATAGAGGTGCGGGTCGAGCACTTCATCGAGAACGGCCGGGCGGAGGAGATCGACGCGGCGCTCGCCGATCCGGATCAGGTGAAGGTCGCGCGCGCTTTCGAGGTGAACCCATGA
- the dut gene encoding dUTP diphosphatase, producing the protein MSPLPVDVLIRRMDPEVPLPGYAHPGDAGADLVTTEAAELAPGERAVLPTGVSIALPEGYAAFVHPRSGLAARCGVAMVNAPGTIDAGYRGEIKVIVVNLDPRESVRFERFDRIAQLVVQQVEKVRFQEVAELPGSARAEGGFGSTGGHAAVDGTTGGNGFASVGSDREGR; encoded by the coding sequence ATGAGTCCGCTGCCCGTCGACGTGCTGATCCGCAGGATGGACCCCGAGGTGCCGCTCCCCGGGTACGCCCACCCCGGCGACGCGGGGGCCGATCTGGTCACCACCGAGGCGGCCGAGCTGGCTCCGGGGGAGCGCGCGGTTCTGCCCACCGGAGTGTCTATCGCGCTCCCGGAGGGGTATGCCGCCTTCGTGCATCCACGGTCCGGACTTGCCGCGCGCTGCGGCGTAGCCATGGTGAATGCCCCGGGGACCATCGATGCCGGGTACCGTGGAGAGATCAAGGTGATCGTGGTCAATCTGGACCCGCGCGAGAGCGTGCGGTTCGAGCGCTTCGACCGGATCGCCCAATTGGTCGTCCAGCAGGTCGAGAAGGTGCGCTTCCAGGAGGTGGCGGAGCTTCCCGGGTCGGCGCGGGCCGAAGGGGGCTTCGGGTCCACCGGCGGTCATGCCGCCGTGGACGGCACAACGGGTGGGAATGGATTCGCTTCGGTCGGTTCCGACCGGGAAGGACGATGA
- a CDS encoding DUF3710 domain-containing protein — protein MFGRRRKRSKEDVESLDVTSDELAEDAEEADGAEDTAAPVEAGRVSLPPAPRPEGPWDASEVREPGEGRVDLGGLFVPGVEGMELRVEVAGDAIVAATVVLRDSAVQLQGFAAPKKEGIWGEVRDEIATGITQQGGVVDEVEGPLGWELRAQVPVQLPDGKNGVQVVRFVGVDGPRWFLRGVISGQGAVQPETGSLLEAIFRDTVVVRGEGPMAPRDPIVLKLPDDAQMVPDGVQQDEAQGSRFAGGADRLQRGPEISEVR, from the coding sequence GTGTTCGGACGTCGCCGCAAGCGCAGCAAGGAGGACGTCGAGTCGCTCGACGTCACCTCCGACGAGTTGGCCGAGGACGCGGAGGAGGCGGACGGCGCTGAGGACACCGCCGCACCCGTGGAGGCCGGCCGGGTGAGCCTGCCGCCGGCCCCGCGCCCCGAGGGCCCCTGGGACGCATCCGAGGTGCGCGAGCCCGGCGAGGGCCGGGTGGACCTCGGTGGTCTGTTCGTACCCGGCGTCGAGGGCATGGAGCTGCGGGTGGAGGTCGCGGGGGACGCGATCGTCGCCGCGACCGTGGTGCTGCGGGACAGCGCCGTGCAGCTCCAGGGCTTCGCAGCGCCCAAGAAGGAAGGCATCTGGGGCGAGGTGCGCGACGAGATCGCCACCGGCATCACCCAGCAGGGCGGGGTCGTCGACGAGGTCGAGGGCCCGCTCGGCTGGGAGCTGCGCGCCCAGGTCCCGGTGCAGCTCCCGGACGGCAAGAACGGCGTGCAGGTGGTCCGCTTCGTCGGCGTGGACGGGCCCCGCTGGTTCCTGCGCGGTGTGATCTCCGGGCAGGGAGCGGTGCAGCCCGAGACCGGCAGTCTCCTGGAGGCGATCTTCCGGGACACGGTCGTGGTGCGCGGCGAGGGCCCGATGGCCCCGCGCGACCCGATCGTCCTCAAGCTGCCGGACGACGCGCAGATGGTGCCCGACGGGGTGCAGCAGGACGAGGCGCAGGGCTCGCGGTTCGCGGGCGGCGCCGACCGGCTCCAGCGCGGCCCGGAGATTTCCGAGGTTCGCTGA
- a CDS encoding sensor histidine kinase: protein MGRGKLRIYLGAAPGVGKTYAMLSEGHRRVERGADLVVGFVEHHGRRRTQVMMHGLEEVPRRELEYRGSTFTEMEVDAVLARRPAIALVDELAHTNVPGSRNEKRWQDVEELLRAGIDVVSTVNIQHLESLGDVVESITGVRQRETLPDEVVRRADQIELIDMSPQALRRRMAHGNIYAPDKVDAALSNYFRPGNLTALRELALLWTADRVDEYLQQYRDEHSIRSTWQARERIVVGLTGGPEGRTLIRRAARMAAKGSGSEILAVYIARSDGLTSASPKELAVQRTLVEDLGGTFHHVIGEDIPGALLEFARGVNATQIVLGSSRRKTWQYVFGPGVGTMVARDSGPDLDVHIVTHDEVAKGRGLPVARGARLGRSRLIAGWVVGVAGPALLTLLLTGTGATLASEAGPGFANQVLLFLFLNVLAALLGGMVPALASAAVGSLLLNYYFTPPTHTLTIADPENIVAIAIFVAVAVCVASVVDLAARRTHQAARLRAESEILSFLAGSVLRGETSLEALLERVRETFAMDSVALLERESDVAPWTCAGSVGSHDGTPAPERPEDAEVDMPVGDHMALALSGRVLPAEDRRVLAAFAAQAAVVLDRQRLAQQAGQARELAEGNRIRTALLAAVSHDLRTPLAAIKAAVSSLRSDDVAWSEEDEAELLEGIEDGADRLDHLVGNLLDMSRLQTGTVTPLIREIDLDEVVPMALVGVPMAKVTLDIPEELPMVAVDPGLLERGVANIVENAVKYSPPDHPVLVSASALGDRVELRVADGGPGVPDSEKDRIFEPFQRYGDAPRGAGVGLGLAVARGFAEAMDGRLTAEDTPGGGMTMVLTLRVAAGRPPADPGLPVQVGSTSGTTTRKGRPAT from the coding sequence ATGGGACGCGGAAAGTTGCGGATCTACCTCGGTGCGGCACCGGGCGTGGGCAAGACGTACGCGATGCTGTCCGAGGGGCATCGCCGGGTCGAGCGGGGCGCGGACCTCGTGGTCGGCTTCGTGGAGCACCACGGCCGTCGCCGTACCCAGGTGATGATGCACGGGCTCGAGGAGGTGCCCCGCCGGGAGCTGGAGTACCGGGGGAGCACCTTCACCGAGATGGAGGTGGACGCGGTGCTGGCGCGCCGCCCCGCCATCGCGCTCGTCGACGAGCTGGCCCACACCAACGTGCCCGGCTCCCGCAACGAAAAGCGCTGGCAGGACGTCGAGGAGCTGCTGCGCGCGGGCATCGACGTCGTCTCCACCGTCAACATCCAGCACCTGGAGTCGCTGGGCGACGTGGTGGAGTCGATCACGGGGGTGCGCCAGCGGGAGACCCTCCCGGACGAGGTGGTGCGCCGGGCCGACCAGATCGAACTGATCGACATGTCGCCCCAGGCGCTGCGCCGCCGCATGGCCCACGGCAACATCTACGCGCCCGACAAGGTCGACGCCGCGCTGTCGAACTACTTCCGGCCCGGGAACCTGACCGCACTGCGCGAGCTGGCCCTGCTGTGGACCGCCGACCGGGTCGACGAATACCTCCAGCAGTACCGCGACGAGCACTCCATCCGCTCCACCTGGCAGGCGCGTGAGCGCATCGTCGTCGGGCTGACCGGCGGCCCGGAGGGGCGGACGCTGATCCGTCGCGCCGCCCGGATGGCCGCCAAGGGCTCCGGCAGCGAGATCCTCGCCGTCTACATCGCCCGCAGCGACGGCCTGACCTCGGCCTCCCCCAAGGAGCTGGCGGTCCAGCGCACCCTCGTGGAGGACCTGGGCGGCACCTTCCACCACGTCATTGGGGAGGACATCCCGGGGGCGCTGCTGGAGTTCGCCCGCGGTGTCAACGCGACCCAGATCGTGCTCGGCTCCAGCCGCCGCAAGACCTGGCAGTACGTCTTCGGACCCGGGGTGGGCACCATGGTCGCCCGTGACTCCGGGCCCGACCTGGACGTCCACATCGTCACCCATGACGAGGTCGCCAAGGGCCGCGGGCTGCCGGTCGCGCGCGGCGCCCGGCTCGGCCGTTCCCGGCTGATCGCGGGCTGGGTGGTCGGGGTGGCCGGACCGGCCCTGCTCACGCTGCTGCTCACCGGCACCGGCGCCACCCTCGCCTCCGAGGCCGGGCCCGGCTTCGCCAACCAGGTGCTGCTCTTCCTGTTCCTCAATGTGCTGGCCGCCCTGCTGGGCGGCATGGTGCCCGCCCTCGCCTCGGCGGCCGTCGGATCGCTGCTGCTCAACTACTACTTCACCCCGCCCACCCACACCCTGACCATCGCCGACCCCGAGAACATCGTCGCCATAGCGATCTTCGTGGCGGTCGCCGTCTGTGTGGCCTCCGTGGTCGACCTCGCCGCCCGCCGCACCCACCAGGCCGCCCGGCTGCGAGCCGAGTCCGAGATACTGTCGTTCCTCGCGGGCAGCGTGCTGCGCGGCGAGACCAGCCTGGAGGCGCTGCTGGAGCGGGTCCGCGAGACGTTCGCCATGGACTCGGTGGCGCTGCTGGAGCGGGAGAGCGATGTCGCCCCGTGGACCTGTGCGGGCAGCGTCGGCAGCCACGACGGCACCCCGGCGCCCGAACGGCCCGAGGACGCGGAGGTGGACATGCCGGTCGGCGACCATATGGCGCTCGCGCTCTCCGGCCGGGTCCTGCCCGCCGAGGACCGCCGGGTGCTCGCCGCCTTCGCCGCCCAGGCCGCCGTCGTCCTCGACCGGCAGCGGCTGGCGCAGCAGGCCGGGCAGGCCCGTGAGCTGGCCGAGGGGAACCGCATCCGCACCGCGCTGCTCGCCGCCGTCAGCCACGATCTGCGCACCCCGCTCGCGGCCATCAAGGCGGCCGTGAGCTCCCTGCGCTCCGATGACGTCGCCTGGTCGGAGGAGGACGAGGCCGAGCTGCTGGAGGGCATCGAGGACGGCGCCGACCGGCTGGACCATCTGGTGGGCAACCTCCTGGACATGTCCCGGCTGCAGACCGGCACCGTCACCCCGCTCATCCGGGAGATCGACCTGGACGAGGTGGTGCCGATGGCGCTCGTCGGCGTCCCCATGGCCAAGGTCACCCTCGACATCCCCGAGGAACTGCCGATGGTCGCGGTCGACCCCGGGCTGCTGGAGCGCGGCGTCGCCAACATCGTCGAGAACGCGGTGAAGTACAGCCCGCCGGACCACCCCGTGCTGGTCTCCGCGAGCGCCCTCGGCGACCGTGTGGAGCTGCGCGTGGCCGACGGCGGCCCGGGCGTGCCGGACAGCGAGAAGGACCGCATCTTCGAGCCCTTCCAGCGGTACGGGGACGCCCCGCGCGGCGCCGGGGTGGGCCTCGGGCTCGCCGTCGCCCGCGGCTTCGCCGAGGCCATGGACGGCCGGCTGACCGCGGAGGACACCCCCGGCGGCGGAATGACCATGGTGCTCACGCTGCGCGTCGCCGCCGGCCGCCCGCCGGCCGACCCCGGCCTCCCGGTCCAGGTCGGCTCCACGTCAGGCACAACGACACGGAAAGGCAGGCCCGCCACATGA